The DNA region TGGATCGCGGTGCAGCGTGCCGGTCAGGGCCAGCACCCACTGCCCTTTCTTGATCGGGTAGCGCCCGGCCAGCACGGTGTCCTCGCGGGCCTCGCGGTAGTAGCCGGGAACGGTGGGTTGCAGCCGCAGCGACTCGTCGAGCACCCGCCGCAGGTAGCGCAGCTTGGCGATCTGCTCGAAGTCCGGACGCTCCGCTGCGCCCCAGACCGCATCGACCTCGGCCCGCGCCCGCGCGAACACCTCCGGCTGCCTCGACAGGAAGTACAACGCGAAAGACAAGGCACCGGAGGTGGTTTCGTGCCCAGCGATCAGAAAGTTGATCAGCTGATAGCGGATGTTCGCCTCATCGAGGCGCGGTTTGCCGTCCGCGTCCGGAGTCAACATGAGCTCCAGCAGATCGTCGTGGTGACCCAGCCCCTCGGCGCGGCGCGCGGCGACGATCTCGTCGGCGACGCCGTGCAGGTAGCCGGCATGCTTGCGCACCTTGCGCTCGTAGCGCCGGGCGACGAACCTGGGCAGATAGGTCTTCCAGAGCACTCCCAGCGTGTCCGAGCCGCGCAGCGCCGCGACCATGTTGTCGACGAACGGGTGCGTGCCCTCGGCGCCGAAGACGTCGAACGAGTGGTCGGCGGCGCAGCGTCCGATGGTTTCGAGCGTGACGCGGGTGGTATCCGCCGGGACGTCGACGGTGCTGCCGGCCTCGGCGCGGGTGTCCCAGCGGCCGAGCAACTCGGTTCCGACGTCGACCATCCTCGGGTGGTAGCGCCGCATCGCGGCCTGCGTGAACGCCGGCATCAGCAGGTCGTGGGCGCGTCGCCAGTTCGGCTCGTCGTTGCCGGCGGTGAACAACCCGTCGCCGCCGAGGATTCGCAGCGCCACCAGTTCGGGGCCCAGATGCTTGCAGAATCGCTTCTCGTCGTTGAGGTCGTGGACGATGTCGGCGCCGGCAGCCACCACGTAGCGCGCGCCCATGAAGGCGAATTCGAAGATCGGGCCCAGTTGGGCCGCGTAGTCGATGGCCGATCCGGTGGGCTCGTCGCCGCGGAAGGTCAGCACGTCGCCCAGTAGCGGAACCCGCTTGGGCGGACGCGGAATCCGCGGGTCCCGCAGTGGCTCGGACCCACTGCGCCGGTGTGTCTCGGCGGCAACGGCGGTCATGCACCCAGCCTCCGGCGTTGTTGTACATGTGTCAAGTAGGATGTCGGGCATGTCCGGAAAGGCCCGACGACGGCTGTCGCCCGACGATCGGCGCGCCGAACTGCTGGCCCTCGGCGCCGAGGTGTTCGGCTCCCGCCCCTACGACGAGGTGCGCATCGATGAGGTCGCCGAGCGCGCCGGGGTGTCGCGGGCGCTGATGTATCACTACTTCCCGGACAAGCGGGCCTTCTTCGCCGAGGTCCTGCGGTGCGAGGGAGAACGGCTCTTCGAGGCCACCAGCACCCCGGCGCGCCCGGGTCAGACCCTGTTCGAGCGGCTCCGCGTCGGCGTCCTGGCCTACCTGGAGTATCACGAACGCAACCCGCACGGGTCGTGGGCGGCGCACGTCGGTCTCGGTCGTACGGACCCGGTGTTGGCCGGCGTCGACTCCGCCGACAACGAACGGCAGATGCAGCGCATCATGGCCGCCGTCGTCGAGGTGTCCACCGAGCTGGACACCACGGTGGAGCGCGAACTTCAGGTCATCGTCTCCGGCTGGCTGGCGTTCACGCTCGAGATTTGCCGGCAGCGGATCATCGACCCGTCGCTGGACGCTCAGCGGCTGGCCGATTCGGCCGCGCATGCGCTGCTCGATGCGATCACCCGAGTGCCGGGTATCCCCGCGAAGCTGGCCGCCGCGGTCGCGCCGCAGCGGCGCTGAACGTCGTCAGCGCCGGCCGCCCCGACCCCCGCCCCCGCGGCCAGGCAGATCA from Mycolicibacterium sp. MU0053 includes:
- a CDS encoding cytochrome P450 encodes the protein MTAVAAETHRRSGSEPLRDPRIPRPPKRVPLLGDVLTFRGDEPTGSAIDYAAQLGPIFEFAFMGARYVVAAGADIVHDLNDEKRFCKHLGPELVALRILGGDGLFTAGNDEPNWRRAHDLLMPAFTQAAMRRYHPRMVDVGTELLGRWDTRAEAGSTVDVPADTTRVTLETIGRCAADHSFDVFGAEGTHPFVDNMVAALRGSDTLGVLWKTYLPRFVARRYERKVRKHAGYLHGVADEIVAARRAEGLGHHDDLLELMLTPDADGKPRLDEANIRYQLINFLIAGHETTSGALSFALYFLSRQPEVFARARAEVDAVWGAAERPDFEQIAKLRYLRRVLDESLRLQPTVPGYYREAREDTVLAGRYPIKKGQWVLALTGTLHRDPRWGGDGLAPVDEFDPDRFAPEHLRARPGTLYKPFGTGERSCIGRQFALHEAVLLLGMLIRRYDLIADPDYRLAVTERLTVMPKDFRLGLRRPG
- a CDS encoding TetR/AcrR family transcriptional regulator, giving the protein MSGKARRRLSPDDRRAELLALGAEVFGSRPYDEVRIDEVAERAGVSRALMYHYFPDKRAFFAEVLRCEGERLFEATSTPARPGQTLFERLRVGVLAYLEYHERNPHGSWAAHVGLGRTDPVLAGVDSADNERQMQRIMAAVVEVSTELDTTVERELQVIVSGWLAFTLEICRQRIIDPSLDAQRLADSAAHALLDAITRVPGIPAKLAAAVAPQRR